GCGTCTGGTTTACACCCAGAATGTCGGGAGTTCGATCCTCTCACTGCCCATAAAAGGGGCTGTCCTAGAAGTTGTATAAACTTCAAAAAAGGGCAGCCTTTTTTTGTCAAAATGTGATTTTTCAATTTTTTTGGTTGTTGTTTTTTTTTAGGCTTTCATCAATCTTGCAAGCTGCTTAAAATCATATCCAAGCATCAATAATCCCCATTCTGTTCCGACTTTTTCCTTGCCACGAAGATGAAATCTCCTGAATTTCAGATTCCCTTTTGTCTGACCGAATACTGTTTCACACTCTGTTGAGCGTTTTTTCATGAGGACTTTATATTCATCAGTTGCGAGAAGTTCTTTTACTTTTGTCTTCTGAGAAATCCAGTTTTCGTTCCGCTGTATCATTCTTCCGTATTCAGATTTTGTGCATAATTCCCTGAACGGACAGCCTTCACAGTTTTCACATTGGTAGACATCAACAATCTGTTCATATCCAGAATCGTTTTTTCTTTTACGTGTCATTTTGTAAGGGACAGGATTTCCGCACGGACAGGTGTATTCTTTCTGCTCAGCATCATATTTCCAGTTATCTGCATTAAAGACTTTTTTCTTGAAGCTCCGTTTTGTTTCCTTTTCGTAAGTCGAATATTTTACTGCCCCTGTAATTTCTTTTTCTTCCAGATAATCATAATTTTCTTCGCTTCCATAACCAGCATCTGCAATCACTGTCTTGAACTTGCATCCCAAGCGGTTCTGTACATTTTCAAGATGTGGAATGAAGGTTCTTGTATCTGTCGGGTTTGGAAAAACATCATAGCCGATTACAAAATTGTTTTCGGTTCCAACCTGAATATTGTAGCCGGGCTTGAGCTGCCCGTTGAGCATGGCATCTTCCTTCA
The sequence above is a segment of the Fibrobacter sp. genome. Coding sequences within it:
- a CDS encoding transposase, with product MKEDAMLNGQLKPGYNIQVGTENNFVIGYDVFPNPTDTRTFIPHLENVQNRLGCKFKTVIADAGYGSEENYDYLEEKEITGAVKYSTYEKETKRSFKKKVFNADNWKYDAEQKEYTCPCGNPVPYKMTRKRKNDSGYEQIVDVYQCENCEGCPFRELCTKSEYGRMIQRNENWISQKTKVKELLATDEYKVLMKKRSTECETVFGQTKGNLKFRRFHLRGKEKVGTEWGLLMLGYDFKQLARLMKA